GCGCGAGGACATTCCCAGAGAGGTCAAAGCTGGTTATTTTAtggtctttgtttaaaaaaaaagtggactATGAAAAGTGGCCTTGGGGTaattttatcattttttaaatcagtttaaaatggaTATTCATTGACACCCCCTATCTTTGCAGGTGAAGATTAACACCCCCCCTCTGCCTGTTTCTCACTTTACCATCTCATCCTGCTCCTGGATCACCACCATGCCAGCGCTCCTCGCTGAGCAGTCCGCACGGCTCCCGGCCCAGATTTTACTCTCTGTAGAAAACCAGTAGCATTTGGCACCATGTGGCAGCCAGTCCGGGGGACAGATTTTGCAGCCAGTGCCCTCTAGAGGAGACAAACAGGAGACACTGTTAATGGCTGAATTAGGTGCTGACATTGAGAGGCTGCCTGGTGCAGCAACTTGGACAACAGACTGGCTCTCAGGAaacctgatctcagctggggcagggactgtctctccctgtgtgtttgtgcagcacccggcacgacggggccctgatctcagctggggcagggactgtctctccctgtgtgtctgtgcagcgcccggcacaatggggccctgattgcagctgggagctgggtaCCAGCAGAACTCCCTTGAGGACAGTtgaattacaccagggatgaccAGCACCTTTTCATTCTCCCCAGTGAAGCTATTAGCATTTGCACACCCTGTTCCACACGATCGGGCGCACACCCCATTGGCACCCGCCCTCACTAGCGCTATAACATGGGACCACGCACTCAGCTACGGGGCAGCTAGTAGGTGTCACAACCACTGCTTGAAAGTGTCTCTCCAAGGGTCTTCAGTCACAGAGCCcagagaggaggagctggggttaCCCCGGGAGCTGCTGTTGATGGGAGCACACAGAGCCTGGCTCAGGCGTGCCACTAGGTGGGTCAGATGGGCGCTGCactctgccccgtttctctctcCCCGCTGGGCACCACAGCTCGCGGTGGCATTCGGCGCTGCTCCTGTCAGTCCTTCCTGAGATGAACCTTGAAAACAGCCACGAGACCTGCGGTTAGAGTTCTTGCCTGGCAACAGAGTGGAAAATGGGCACCAAAGAACGTGgatcagggggaaaaaatcaaggggagaagagagagagaaaactaatTCATTGGGAGGGGCCAGGCCAGGGACTTgggggttctatccctggctctgggggcaggTGGATACGAGCAGGGGAAGTTGGGTGTCAGGACTCCAGTGCTCTGGTGTTGTAGCTGACTCATGCTTTGGTCATGGGCACATCACCTCCCATCTATGGGCCTTAGCTTGGTCCTTCTATAGCACAGGAATTACGACAGTACCCTGTACAGCCAGCATGcaaatgagggtaattaaccactggaacaatgtgCCAAGGGgcgtggtagattctccatcactgaccattttaaaaatcgagattggatgttttttttctaagagacctgctctaggaattatgaTGGGGCAGGTCTCCGGCCTGTGTtacccaggaggtcagactagattgtcataatggtcccttctggccttggaatctatggaaaGGCTCTGGGATGAGCTGCTGAGACATGGGAAAGTTTACAGGGCATCCACAAAACAAACAGGATCTAGCCACTCACCCAGAATGCTCAGCGCGATCACAGCCAGCGTCGCCACAACGCTCCAGGCCCCCAAAACGCCGATGGTGATTTTATACCCACGCAGCTTCGCAGGAGAACCTGTGAATTCGGATTTGTAAGTCAGCCTCAGTGTCTCCCGGGCTGCGTGACAAGTATCGGCATAACCCTTCATAGACCTGTCATTACGGGTGAAAGAAGCAGAGGCCAGGTGGTGTTCTGCATCTGCTCTCTGTCTCAAACGCTCCTCAGCAGAGCTGGGTCACAACTGTCAGAGCCAAAGGCCAAGATTTTAACACAAGAAcaaccagactgggtcagaccaaaggtccatctagcccagtg
This DNA window, taken from Mauremys reevesii isolate NIE-2019 unplaced genomic scaffold, ASM1616193v1 Contig1, whole genome shotgun sequence, encodes the following:
- the LOC120392511 gene encoding killer cell lectin-like receptor subfamily F member 1 codes for the protein MQDEEGYTVLNLRPKMGTASRPSATGIQGSPAKLRGYKITIGVLGAWSVVATLAVIALSILGSSQEGLTGAAPNATASCGAQRGERNGAECSAHLTHLVARLSQALCAPINSSSREGTGCKICPPDWLPHGAKCYWFSTESKIWAGSRADCSARSAGMVVIQEQDEMEFLGSSIQEKYLVWTGLSANGTWRKWTWVDGSLLNQTLFPVKGAAEENSCGVIKGSQIQSETCSGEYRWICQKDAIQIDRGISDL